In a single window of the Bacillales bacterium genome:
- a CDS encoding carbohydrate ABC transporter permease — protein MQLSSYSKPLRYVILGVFAFIFLYPIFLMIVSSFKSDVEILTHPLELPKHFSLENFVEVWQKVQFSDYVWNSVLVTGVSIFFILFIGSLAAFYLSRYSFKWNKFLLFFFMIGLMLPMKLAILPLYIMMIHLHLLNSLASLMVIYVAHGMPLAVFIFYAFFRTVPKDLEQSAKLDGCNDFQVYYKIVLPLMKPALSTVGIVNLISIWNDFFYPLIFIHDENLKTIPLGMQTLFGQYSTDWSLLFAGLTLASLPMIIAFMFASRQFVEGLTTGAVK, from the coding sequence ATGCAACTAAGCTCGTATTCGAAACCTTTGCGTTACGTCATATTGGGCGTTTTCGCGTTTATATTCTTATATCCCATTTTTTTAATGATCGTTTCGTCCTTTAAGTCGGACGTCGAAATTTTGACGCATCCGTTGGAATTGCCGAAACATTTCTCGCTTGAAAACTTCGTTGAGGTTTGGCAGAAAGTGCAGTTTTCCGATTATGTGTGGAACAGTGTACTTGTTACGGGCGTATCGATTTTCTTTATTTTGTTCATCGGTTCACTCGCCGCTTTTTACTTATCCCGCTACTCGTTCAAGTGGAACAAATTCTTGTTGTTTTTCTTCATGATCGGCTTGATGCTGCCGATGAAGTTAGCGATCTTGCCGTTGTACATCATGATGATTCATCTGCATCTGCTGAATTCTCTCGCTTCCTTAATGGTCATTTACGTGGCGCACGGCATGCCGCTTGCGGTTTTCATTTTTTACGCGTTTTTCCGAACGGTTCCGAAAGATCTAGAACAATCGGCCAAGTTGGATGGGTGCAATGATTTTCAAGTTTATTACAAAATCGTGCTGCCTTTGATGAAACCAGCGCTTTCGACCGTCGGCATCGTCAATCTAATCAGCATTTGGAACGATTTCTTCTATCCGCTGATTTTTATCCACGATGAAAACTTAAAAACGATTCCGCTTGGCATGCAAACGTTGTTCGGACAGTACAGCACGGATTGGAGTTTGCTCTTCGCCGGTCTTACGCTCGCTTCGTTGCCAATGATCATCGCTTTCATGTTCGCCTCGCGTCAGTTTGTCGAAGGCTTAACGACAGGAGCGGTAAAGTGA
- a CDS encoding MurR/RpiR family transcriptional regulator, giving the protein MLKGGLVSIKESLAHLKPSEQKVAQYTLDHPEEMVNCSIQKLAKLAKVSEATIVRFAKSMKCKGFQELKLRIAYDLNNRNDTDHSYEEIAADASVHSLIRSVSHNNIQSIKDTLSVLSEEETEKAIKSLCTARKISVFGIGASAVIAEDFKQKLTRIDRWCEAAYGFDAMATVSANLNERDVVLGISNSGQTDDIIRSLRLAKENGATIISLTKFGDNPVSQLADITLYASSLEKSIRSGAMSSRISMLNVVDILYIGIASENYQASIEKLEKTRKAVRQSKL; this is encoded by the coding sequence GTGCTGAAGGGCGGATTGGTAAGCATTAAAGAATCTCTTGCACATTTAAAGCCTTCGGAACAAAAAGTTGCGCAATATACGCTGGATCATCCGGAAGAAATGGTCAACTGCTCGATTCAGAAACTTGCTAAGTTGGCGAAGGTTAGTGAAGCGACGATCGTTAGATTCGCTAAATCAATGAAATGTAAGGGGTTTCAAGAACTGAAATTACGAATCGCCTATGATTTGAACAATCGAAACGACACGGATCATTCGTATGAGGAGATTGCCGCGGATGCTTCCGTGCATTCTCTAATTCGCTCGGTTTCTCACAACAACATTCAATCGATCAAAGACACATTGTCCGTATTGTCTGAAGAAGAAACGGAAAAGGCGATTAAAAGTTTGTGTACCGCCAGGAAGATCTCCGTTTTCGGAATAGGGGCATCTGCCGTGATCGCGGAAGACTTCAAACAAAAACTTACCCGCATCGATCGCTGGTGTGAAGCGGCTTATGGCTTCGATGCCATGGCGACGGTAAGTGCGAATCTTAATGAACGGGATGTGGTTCTGGGTATTTCTAATTCCGGGCAGACGGACGATATAATTCGCTCGTTGAGACTCGCCAAGGAAAACGGGGCGACGATCATTTCACTGACGAAATTCGGCGATAATCCGGTTTCGCAGCTCGCGGACATTACATTGTATGCCAGTTCGTTGGAAAAAAGCATCCGAAGCGGCGCGATGAGTTCTCGCATTTCGATGTTGAATGTTGTCGACATATTATACATCGGTATTGCCAGCGAAAATTACCAAGCGAGCATCGAAAAGTTGGAAAAGACGAGAAAAGCGGTACGGCAGTCGAAACTATAG
- a CDS encoding sugar ABC transporter permease, producing the protein MMQSKNQKYMFLLFCLAPTFIVFAIFTVYPLLNGLYLSFFDWSGMSGTKDFIGWDNYKQLLKDPIIPKTIWHDYFLVVTKVVGIMVLSTYFAVALTQLRIKEAPFYRIVFFFPNIMSVVIIGILWTFIYNPDLGIVNSGLKAIGLGSWAEPWLGSPDWALASLVLPSVWAGIGLFMLMLMGGIMNVPKNLYEAADIDGAGSWQQFWRVTVPLVWPQIKTSILYIVITTLNGSFIIVQVMTEGGPNNATQVMGSYLYQQAFKQFHFGYGATIGVMILILSLATVLILQFLLRKEKVEY; encoded by the coding sequence ATGATGCAATCGAAAAATCAAAAATATATGTTTTTGCTGTTTTGTTTGGCGCCGACGTTCATCGTCTTTGCTATTTTCACGGTGTATCCGCTCTTGAACGGCCTTTATTTATCCTTTTTTGACTGGTCAGGCATGTCGGGGACGAAAGATTTCATCGGATGGGACAACTATAAACAGCTGTTGAAGGACCCAATCATCCCGAAAACGATTTGGCACGATTATTTTCTCGTCGTCACGAAAGTAGTCGGCATCATGGTTTTGTCCACGTATTTCGCTGTTGCCTTAACGCAATTGCGCATCAAGGAAGCGCCGTTTTACCGGATCGTTTTCTTTTTTCCGAATATCATGTCGGTCGTCATTATCGGGATATTGTGGACGTTTATCTACAATCCGGATTTGGGTATCGTCAATTCGGGATTGAAAGCGATCGGCCTGGGCAGCTGGGCAGAACCTTGGCTCGGGAGTCCGGATTGGGCGTTGGCGAGTCTTGTGTTGCCGTCCGTTTGGGCAGGCATCGGTTTGTTCATGCTCATGTTGATGGGCGGGATTATGAATGTGCCGAAAAATTTGTATGAGGCGGCGGATATTGACGGGGCCGGCAGTTGGCAGCAATTTTGGCGGGTGACGGTTCCGCTCGTCTGGCCGCAAATCAAAACATCGATTTTATATATCGTCATTACGACGTTGAACGGGTCTTTCATCATTGTACAAGTTATGACGGAAGGCGGGCCGAACAACGCCACACAAGTGATGGGCTCGTATTTGTATCAACAAGCATTCAAGCAATTTCATTTCGGCTACGGAGCGACGATCGGAGTAATGATTTTGATTTTGTCGCTGGCGACGGTGCTCATCCTGCAATTTTTATTAAGAAAAGAGAAAGTTGAGTACTAG
- a CDS encoding HAD family hydrolase — MNKGQKWITFDLDGTLMQNPFKKWVFPEIAETLADEIPDADIIDELVREHSVRMGERRYREAYDWDDMLNKVAACYGASHALSVERMVKQHSVVPKVYLLEEGIREVLRKLSDKGYALGIITNGLGKYQLPVLETLQLKDHFAKIVTPDHAGYAKPDLRTADPFTENGDELVAHVGDRVDHDVYFANRLGCLSFLIDRDMPEQVRCQSPKDRTQNESYVGILKEKWSKGNHLTIQIACEEITPSAALCTLEELPGLL, encoded by the coding sequence GTGAACAAGGGGCAAAAATGGATTACTTTTGACTTAGACGGAACTTTAATGCAGAATCCTTTTAAAAAATGGGTGTTTCCCGAAATTGCTGAAACGTTGGCGGACGAAATTCCAGATGCGGACATTATCGACGAATTGGTACGGGAACATAGCGTTCGAATGGGAGAAAGGCGTTACCGGGAAGCTTACGACTGGGATGATATGTTGAACAAGGTGGCTGCCTGCTATGGCGCATCGCACGCGCTTAGCGTTGAACGTATGGTGAAGCAGCATTCGGTTGTGCCGAAGGTTTATTTGCTTGAAGAGGGCATCCGCGAGGTATTGCGCAAGCTGTCGGATAAAGGATACGCGCTCGGTATTATTACGAACGGATTGGGAAAATATCAACTGCCGGTACTTGAAACGTTGCAGCTTAAAGATCACTTCGCAAAGATCGTGACGCCCGATCATGCGGGCTATGCAAAGCCGGATTTGCGAACAGCGGATCCGTTCACCGAGAACGGTGACGAACTCGTTGCCCACGTGGGCGATCGAGTCGATCATGATGTTTATTTTGCCAATCGGCTCGGCTGTCTCTCTTTCCTCATCGATCGTGACATGCCCGAGCAAGTCAGATGTCAATCGCCAAAGGATCGTACGCAGAACGAAAGCTATGTTGGAATATTGAAAGAGAAGTGGTCTAAAGGAAATCATTTGACGATACAAATAGCTTGTGAAGAGATTACGCCGTCCGCCGCTCTTTGTACGCTGGAAGAGTTGCCTGGCCTCTTGTGA
- a CDS encoding serine hydrolase domain-containing protein: MLNEVPETVAERSGIDPMKLDLAFSLLTDAVEQKLTPSVAALVGRRGQIVGQYAAGHYAMADSQRYETSMQTLYDCASLTKVVVTLPLVLKLIENQSITLSDCVADFLPEFRNGKKASVTIHHLLTHTSGLPPSVEKTFLGWESEEIKNFLFSQALADEPGKQVIYSDLGFIALGEIVSKVLGQPLDEAADHYLFRPLGMTDSKFCPSKTLRERTAATEFRSDIGYRLWGEVHDERAFALGGVCGHAGLFSTAVDLGVYAAMWLEEGSRDEHRILSPELIRSSVRNHTKSLNGNRGYGWVLKGDGYDVSGNRFSSRSFGHTGYTGTSLWMDPDTGLYVILLTNRVYFGRRQPLAKLRKAFHDAVAASMFRL, from the coding sequence ATGTTGAACGAAGTGCCGGAGACCGTTGCGGAACGGTCAGGAATCGACCCCATGAAGTTGGACCTAGCGTTCTCTCTTCTTACGGATGCCGTAGAGCAAAAGTTGACGCCGAGCGTCGCGGCGCTCGTCGGGAGACGCGGTCAAATCGTCGGTCAATATGCGGCGGGGCATTACGCAATGGCCGATTCTCAGCGCTACGAAACATCCATGCAAACATTGTATGATTGTGCTTCTTTGACGAAGGTCGTTGTGACGCTGCCGCTAGTTTTGAAGCTCATCGAAAATCAATCGATAACTCTAAGTGATTGCGTTGCGGACTTTTTGCCTGAATTTCGAAACGGAAAGAAGGCGTCGGTGACGATCCATCACTTATTGACACATACTTCAGGGCTGCCGCCTTCGGTAGAAAAAACTTTTCTAGGATGGGAATCCGAAGAAATCAAAAATTTCCTCTTCTCGCAAGCCCTTGCGGATGAGCCGGGAAAGCAGGTGATCTACAGTGACTTAGGATTCATCGCGTTAGGTGAAATTGTTTCAAAAGTGTTAGGACAGCCGTTGGACGAGGCCGCCGATCACTATTTGTTTCGGCCGCTTGGCATGACGGACAGCAAGTTCTGTCCTTCCAAAACGTTGCGTGAGCGAACGGCCGCGACCGAGTTCAGATCAGACATTGGTTATCGCCTTTGGGGAGAGGTTCATGATGAACGTGCATTTGCATTAGGAGGAGTTTGCGGACATGCCGGTCTGTTTTCGACAGCAGTTGATCTCGGTGTGTATGCAGCCATGTGGTTAGAGGAAGGAAGTCGAGATGAACATCGCATTCTTTCACCTGAATTAATCCGTTCCTCCGTTCGCAATCATACGAAATCATTGAACGGGAACCGTGGATACGGTTGGGTATTGAAAGGAGACGGTTACGATGTATCCGGTAACCGATTTTCTTCCCGTTCCTTTGGTCATACCGGTTATACCGGGACAAGTCTTTGGATGGATCCAGACACCGGTTTATACGTAATATTGCTGACCAACCGAGTATATTTCGGGAGACGGCAACCGCTTGCAAAATTGAGAAAGGCGTTTCATGACGCAGTGGCGGCCAGTATGTTTCGCCTATAA
- a CDS encoding ABC transporter substrate-binding protein gives MLVAMVVLVMGMLAGCSFGKTSDGSEGGAQGELGGGNEGKAVSGTLEIQYFVGGYGDAWWKAVIKDFQAKYPEVDVKQYAGPNINKEMKTRWISNNPPDVVYIDGAGASETQMVEDGQLMDLSEWINTVKLPDGTPLKDSFIVPPSKYDGGKIFSLPLVFDTWGTWYDKNWFEKEGFDVPKDFPSWMASMQEIKEKAGIAPFVTTGKYPYYFLRGVLYPAIAAAGGDELLNAVIDGEKGAWTSDKVLGVMKKVQQMQEKGFIDPGFAALSHTQSQMNFLLHKNAYIPVGFWLPNEMAKDVPDDFQFGFIPSPMNEPGEPMVIVPDLRPLAIAKKAENPEAAKAFVQFVFQKKYASKFAELTGAMMNMKGVDLSSNPKVPDYLKDANEMINNPDKVAIHHKNHPMGADLETPISNALVSLLLGKIDAEQFCQKAEQAAEKYRNNK, from the coding sequence ATGTTGGTTGCGATGGTTGTGCTGGTGATGGGAATGCTGGCTGGCTGTTCTTTCGGAAAGACGTCAGACGGCAGTGAGGGTGGCGCACAAGGGGAATTGGGCGGCGGAAATGAAGGGAAAGCCGTATCCGGTACGCTCGAAATACAATATTTCGTCGGTGGATATGGAGATGCTTGGTGGAAAGCGGTCATCAAAGATTTCCAAGCGAAGTATCCAGAAGTCGATGTGAAGCAATATGCGGGTCCGAACATAAACAAGGAAATGAAGACGCGTTGGATTTCGAACAATCCGCCGGATGTCGTTTACATTGACGGAGCGGGAGCGAGCGAAACGCAAATGGTCGAAGACGGACAGCTGATGGATTTGTCGGAATGGATCAACACGGTAAAATTACCGGATGGGACGCCGTTGAAAGACAGTTTCATTGTTCCGCCAAGCAAGTATGACGGAGGAAAGATATTCAGCTTGCCGCTCGTGTTTGATACGTGGGGTACGTGGTACGACAAAAATTGGTTTGAAAAAGAAGGCTTTGATGTGCCGAAGGATTTCCCGAGCTGGATGGCTTCGATGCAGGAAATTAAAGAGAAAGCGGGGATCGCGCCGTTCGTGACGACCGGGAAATATCCGTATTATTTTTTGCGCGGCGTATTGTATCCAGCGATTGCTGCGGCCGGCGGGGATGAGCTGTTAAATGCCGTCATCGACGGAGAGAAAGGTGCTTGGACGAGCGACAAAGTGCTCGGCGTCATGAAAAAGGTGCAGCAAATGCAGGAAAAAGGCTTCATCGACCCTGGATTTGCGGCACTGAGCCATACACAGTCGCAAATGAACTTCTTGCTGCACAAAAACGCCTATATTCCTGTCGGCTTTTGGCTGCCGAACGAAATGGCGAAAGACGTGCCGGATGATTTTCAATTCGGGTTCATTCCTTCTCCGATGAATGAACCGGGTGAACCGATGGTCATCGTTCCCGATTTGCGTCCGCTCGCCATTGCAAAAAAAGCGGAAAATCCCGAAGCTGCGAAGGCGTTCGTGCAGTTTGTGTTTCAGAAAAAATACGCTTCGAAATTTGCTGAGTTGACGGGTGCGATGATGAACATGAAAGGTGTTGATCTTTCAAGCAACCCGAAGGTGCCGGACTATTTGAAAGACGCGAACGAGATGATCAACAATCCAGACAAAGTTGCGATTCATCATAAAAATCATCCGATGGGCGCCGATCTTGAAACGCCGATTAGCAACGCCCTTGTTTCTCTCCTGTTAGGCAAAATCGATGCGGAACAGTTTTGCCAAAAAGCCGAACAGGCGGCCGAAAAATACCGAAACAATAAATAA
- a CDS encoding sugar ABC transporter permease translates to MHAAYKKQEDPHRGDAITALNSKPSKPFKFKKHLVHLFLLPALLLYVVFQIYPILAAFYNSFFDFRGYVRMHFVGLNNFVKLFTESPYNERFFNAFGHNILYFCVVFFSELCLAFFLALLINSVTKGREFFKFVYFAPKLLSVIVVGFLFNLILNPIHGALNAFLRAVGLDFLTASWLGNPDTALFAIIFVSSWYGLGFSMLVYLAGLQSIPQEIYEAAKLDGASGWRMLFNITIPMVMQSIMVTVILTFIGAFETFELIYAMEGSSGSPYYATDVLTTYFYRLAFGSIGSNSSIGLGSALAVILFLLVACASALLLVFFRKKEVDY, encoded by the coding sequence ATGCATGCTGCTTATAAGAAACAAGAAGATCCTCATCGTGGGGATGCGATCACAGCCTTGAACTCAAAACCATCGAAGCCGTTCAAATTCAAAAAGCATCTCGTTCATCTGTTTCTTCTTCCGGCCTTGCTCCTGTACGTCGTCTTTCAGATTTATCCGATCCTTGCCGCGTTTTACAACAGCTTTTTTGACTTCAGAGGGTACGTGCGCATGCATTTTGTCGGCCTCAACAATTTTGTAAAATTGTTTACCGAATCGCCGTACAATGAAAGGTTTTTCAATGCTTTCGGACATAACATCCTTTACTTTTGCGTCGTTTTCTTTTCGGAGCTTTGCCTGGCCTTCTTTCTTGCTTTGCTCATCAACAGCGTGACGAAAGGGCGCGAGTTTTTCAAGTTCGTTTATTTTGCGCCAAAGCTGTTATCCGTTATTGTCGTCGGATTTTTGTTCAATTTGATTTTAAACCCGATCCATGGGGCTTTGAACGCATTCCTCCGTGCCGTCGGCCTCGATTTTTTAACCGCGTCATGGCTCGGAAATCCCGACACGGCACTATTCGCGATCATTTTTGTCAGCAGCTGGTATGGCCTCGGTTTTTCGATGCTCGTCTACCTCGCCGGATTGCAGTCCATCCCGCAGGAAATTTATGAAGCCGCGAAACTTGATGGGGCATCAGGATGGCGAATGCTTTTCAACATTACGATTCCGATGGTCATGCAATCAATTATGGTCACGGTGATCTTGACTTTTATAGGTGCCTTCGAAACGTTTGAGCTCATTTATGCGATGGAAGGCTCGTCAGGCTCGCCTTATTATGCCACCGACGTTTTAACAACTTATTTTTACAGACTTGCCTTTGGTTCCATAGGAAGTAACTCATCGATCGGATTGGGCTCGGCCTTGGCTGTTATTTTATTTCTGTTGGTTGCTTGTGCATCCGCCTTGCTGTTGGTCTTTTTCAGAAAAAAAGAAGTCGATTATTAG
- a CDS encoding extracellular solute-binding protein: MKKKILSLFIPFLVICFIMSGCSGNDSGSESGAGGSDGGNNEKSKEPVTLTMYSWRTEDQAGYEKIIKAFEADHPDIHVEFKPFKSTEYNTILSNTLVSGQGADIIQLRPYNKDIPDNGYLVPLDDIKGLSNISDQFKDAARGSDGKVYGVPLSLNNAVIFYNTKIFEENGISVPKTWEDFVNVCETLKSKGITPIAQSGNAAYLLSLLHSVIAPSAYGGNEFVEKITSGETDFTDEGFKASVQRMKDLAQYFPKDFVGISDDDAQGLLYAGKAAMYINGDYRLSEFHEKAPDLPVDVIPALETQNGKAPVTAWVDSSYAVVKKSEHVEEAKVFMEFLASKQFGQMFSDTFARVSAVSGVSPEQPIIKKISQASDKATTPYLMLVHFTGGSPSTKTTFENALQGMYTGQVTIDQVIQETQQSAEKWFKPMQ, translated from the coding sequence TTGAAAAAGAAAATATTGTCGTTATTTATCCCGTTCTTAGTGATTTGTTTCATTATGTCCGGCTGCTCCGGCAACGATTCAGGGAGTGAATCCGGCGCAGGAGGAAGCGATGGCGGGAACAATGAGAAAAGTAAAGAGCCTGTAACGCTGACCATGTATAGTTGGAGAACTGAAGATCAAGCCGGCTACGAAAAGATCATTAAAGCCTTCGAAGCCGATCATCCGGACATTCACGTCGAGTTCAAGCCTTTTAAATCAACAGAATACAACACGATTTTGTCCAACACGCTCGTCTCTGGCCAAGGCGCTGATATCATTCAATTGCGTCCTTATAACAAAGATATTCCGGACAACGGCTATTTGGTTCCGCTGGATGACATTAAAGGATTATCGAACATTTCGGATCAGTTTAAAGACGCGGCAAGGGGCAGCGACGGAAAAGTATACGGTGTTCCGCTTTCCTTGAACAACGCAGTCATTTTTTACAACACGAAAATCTTTGAGGAAAATGGCATTTCAGTCCCGAAAACGTGGGAAGACTTCGTCAATGTTTGCGAGACTCTGAAAAGTAAGGGGATCACACCGATTGCGCAATCGGGCAATGCGGCTTATCTGCTTTCTTTGTTGCACAGCGTAATCGCGCCGTCCGCTTACGGAGGTAACGAATTCGTTGAGAAAATCACAAGCGGAGAAACGGACTTCACCGATGAAGGATTCAAAGCTTCCGTGCAAAGAATGAAGGATCTTGCTCAATATTTCCCGAAAGATTTTGTCGGGATCAGCGATGACGATGCTCAAGGTCTCCTCTACGCCGGCAAAGCTGCGATGTACATTAACGGGGACTATCGTCTTTCGGAATTTCACGAAAAAGCACCGGACTTGCCGGTGGATGTGATTCCGGCACTTGAGACGCAGAATGGAAAAGCGCCTGTTACCGCATGGGTCGACAGCTCTTATGCGGTTGTGAAAAAGTCGGAGCACGTCGAAGAAGCGAAAGTCTTTATGGAGTTTCTTGCTTCGAAACAGTTCGGACAAATGTTCTCGGATACGTTTGCGCGGGTAAGCGCGGTCAGCGGCGTTTCGCCGGAACAGCCGATCATCAAGAAAATTTCGCAGGCGAGTGACAAGGCGACCACTCCTTACTTGATGCTCGTTCATTTCACGGGAGGATCGCCGTCAACGAAAACGACGTTTGAAAATGCGCTGCAAGGGATGTACACCGGACAAGTGACAATCGATCAAGTCATTCAAGAGACGCAGCAATCCGCCGAAAAATGGTTTAAACCGATGCAATAA
- a CDS encoding BadF/BadG/BcrA/BcrD ATPase family protein: MTRKWIGIDGGGTKTTCVIGDENGILFAHAAGDSGNIQSHSPERVKETLCRLIEEVLVKAGSRREQLAVIYLALAGADRREDKQRIDAFLNPYKRSFVDIVIENDAKAALAAGSWGEPGLVLIAGTGSIAYGFSSEKAVRVGGWGYLLGDEGSGYDIGRQALSAVLKQLDGRGPKTSLTEFVLEAFAVSEPEQLIPLVYGSPYVKNTIANLSALVFRAAKTGDAQAQAIVEAAVAELLELVRTAYCGMPAVGTNLVLSGGLFSNAFFKQAFVEKAGVTFGDLKVVDPAVSPAVGAYVLALRHSGMAITESLKKEIRQSWSLLQG; this comes from the coding sequence TTGACGAGAAAATGGATCGGAATCGATGGGGGAGGAACAAAAACGACGTGCGTGATCGGAGACGAAAACGGAATATTGTTCGCTCATGCCGCGGGTGACTCAGGCAACATTCAATCTCATTCGCCGGAGCGTGTGAAAGAAACGCTCTGCAGACTCATTGAAGAGGTTTTGGTAAAAGCCGGTTCGCGCCGTGAACAATTGGCAGTCATCTATCTAGCGTTGGCTGGTGCCGATCGGCGGGAAGATAAACAACGGATCGACGCTTTCTTGAATCCGTACAAGCGATCATTTGTCGATATCGTCATTGAGAATGATGCAAAGGCGGCGCTTGCCGCAGGTTCGTGGGGCGAACCGGGGTTGGTTTTAATCGCGGGAACGGGATCGATCGCGTATGGTTTTTCCTCCGAAAAAGCGGTGCGCGTAGGCGGCTGGGGATATTTGCTCGGCGATGAAGGCAGCGGTTATGACATTGGCCGACAAGCGTTGTCGGCTGTACTTAAACAGTTGGACGGCCGCGGGCCGAAAACATCGTTAACGGAATTTGTCTTAGAAGCGTTTGCAGTGTCGGAGCCGGAGCAACTAATCCCGCTTGTTTACGGAAGCCCCTACGTGAAAAATACGATTGCAAATTTGTCCGCGCTCGTGTTTCGGGCTGCCAAAACGGGAGATGCGCAGGCGCAAGCCATCGTCGAAGCTGCCGTTGCCGAGTTACTCGAATTGGTACGAACCGCTTACTGTGGAATGCCGGCGGTAGGCACGAACTTGGTGCTCAGCGGTGGATTATTTTCGAATGCTTTCTTCAAACAGGCATTCGTTGAAAAAGCAGGCGTAACGTTCGGCGATTTAAAGGTTGTTGACCCTGCTGTTTCCCCGGCGGTCGGTGCTTATGTGCTGGCATTGCGGCATTCCGGGATGGCGATTACCGAATCGTTGAAAAAAGAAATCAGGCAAAGTTGGTCACTTCTTCAAGGATAG
- the murQ gene encoding N-acetylmuramic acid 6-phosphate etherase, producing MERSKQRWTTEQVSRKSQNLDLCEVGEIIELMNDEDKTVAKAVEKALPQIESAIKSIVDALRSGGRLFYVGAGTSGRLGILDASECPPTFGVSPLLVNGLIAGGEMALKHSIEDAEDDEDAGRAEILEEVEEGDAVVGIAASGWTPYVIGAVTAAREKGAVTVGLSCNENTKLSECVQYPIEVPVGPEIVAGSTRLKAGTAQKMVLNMISTTSMIKLGKVYGNLMVNVQATNQKLRRRVVEIVKEVAGVSEEEAKAVAERAQGDARAALLMVMCDIDQERAAQALKAANGHFREAMAFVKHLNRQG from the coding sequence GTGGAACGGTCAAAACAGAGGTGGACGACAGAACAAGTATCTCGTAAGTCTCAGAATCTCGACTTGTGTGAAGTCGGCGAGATCATTGAATTGATGAACGATGAAGATAAAACCGTAGCGAAAGCGGTTGAAAAAGCGTTACCGCAAATTGAGTCGGCCATTAAAAGCATTGTCGATGCGTTGCGTTCCGGCGGTCGGTTGTTTTACGTCGGGGCAGGAACAAGCGGGAGGCTTGGCATTCTCGACGCTTCGGAATGTCCTCCTACGTTCGGCGTAAGTCCCTTGCTTGTAAACGGATTAATTGCCGGCGGAGAAATGGCGTTGAAGCATTCGATCGAAGATGCGGAAGACGACGAAGATGCTGGGCGAGCGGAAATTCTAGAAGAGGTCGAGGAGGGCGACGCGGTTGTCGGAATTGCCGCAAGCGGATGGACGCCGTATGTCATAGGCGCCGTGACGGCGGCACGTGAAAAGGGAGCGGTTACGGTCGGCTTATCATGCAATGAAAATACGAAATTAAGCGAATGCGTGCAATATCCGATCGAAGTGCCGGTGGGACCGGAAATTGTTGCGGGGTCGACGAGGTTAAAGGCCGGAACCGCCCAAAAAATGGTGTTAAACATGATATCCACGACATCGATGATCAAACTCGGCAAAGTTTACGGAAATTTAATGGTCAACGTACAAGCGACGAACCAGAAATTGAGAAGACGCGTTGTTGAAATCGTCAAAGAGGTTGCAGGGGTTTCCGAAGAGGAAGCGAAGGCGGTTGCGGAAAGGGCGCAAGGGGATGCCAGGGCAGCGTTGCTGATGGTTATGTGCGACATCGATCAAGAGCGGGCGGCGCAAGCGCTGAAGGCGGCGAATGGCCATTTCCGCGAAGCGATGGCGTTCGTGAAACATTTGAATAGGCAAGGTTGA